The following proteins come from a genomic window of Venturia canescens isolate UGA chromosome 4, ASM1945775v1, whole genome shotgun sequence:
- the Jupiter gene encoding microtubule-associated protein Jupiter encodes MATYAAYRHVELDNVGYGKKRVLKPPGGGSSDIFGAPPEETSPRRVKNHNHSQLGSALFGDGAPKNNGSSTGTTSPDSPRVNKPGNDSYNRLFGPPDAPSIQNTKNHTRSNISLSGDSHDSYNEKIVSSNGHHPGSNGTAIINGNANTNDNTAFRRNKRFRGSSCMPRNPVTGDGVYVTPLRRSARKSRDGNPVTGTGYTSDIQNNVAPMQNGSSNMNGSDKSSDSSPAGSTKGQPSRTRVPPGGYSSGLW; translated from the exons AGTTCTGAAACCTCCCGGCGGTGGAAGCAGCGACATATTTGGTGCCCCACCAGAGGAGACAAGCCCTCGTCGTGTCAAAAATCACAATCACTCGCAACTCGGCTCGGCGCTCTTTGGCGATGGAGCACCGAAGAACAACGGTTCGAGCACCGGAACGACGAGTCCCGATTCACCGCGCGTCAACAAGCCCGGTAATGATTCGTACAATCGTTTGTTTGGCCCTCCCGATGCCCCATCCATccaaaacacgaaaaatcacACGCGCAGCAATATATCACTGAGCGGTGACAGTCACGATTCTTATAACGAAAAGATCGTATCGTCCAACGGCCATCATCCTGGCTCCAATGGCACTGCCATTATCAACGGCAACGCTAATACTAACGATAACACAG CTTTTAGGAGAAACAAACGATTTC GTGGATCTTCCTGCATGCCACGCAACCCGGTTACCGGAGACGGAGTTTACGTGACGCCGTTGAGGCGCAGCGCACGAAAAAGTAGAG ACGGTAATCCAGTGACTGGAACTGGCTACACATCGGACATTCAGAACAACGTAGCGCCAATGCAGAACGGTTCATCCAACATGAACGGATCGGACAAGTCGAGTGACTCGTCACCGGCAGGCTCGACCAAGGGTCAACCATCGCGTACTCGTGTGCCTCCGGGTGGTTATTCATCCGGGCTGTGGTAA